The DNA region CAGCTTTCTATCTCTTTATAATACATCAAAGCGTGGCAAGAAGGGCATTTTACCCAGTGATTGGGTGCTTCGTGGGGGCTTGATTGTTTTTTTCTAATTTTGGAAAATATATCGGTAAAATTCATTTTTAACCTTTAAAATCTTGTTCCGAGATTAAACTCAAAAGAGCTGGTTTCATCGCCGGGCTTATCATTAAGCGCCTTGGCGAAGACAACTTGTAAAGGACCTATAGGTGTAATCCACTCTATGCCAAAACCCGTGCTCATTCTTTGCATATCGTCAATTTGCGTTTTACCTATGGCACCATAATCGAAAAATACGCTTCCGCGTAATTTAATCCTATCAATGAGTGGAAAACTAAGCTCAAAAGAATTTGCAAAAGCTATCGTTCCACCTATCTCATCGCCCCACTGGTTTCTAGGGCTTACCGTGCGGTTTTCAAAACCACGCAAAGAACGTATACCGCCCAAATAAACACGCTGATTAATCGGCAAATAGCCTTGATCCCACACCTTATAAAAACTCGCCTTGTAGCGATAAATCAAATCATAGCCTATAAAATCTTCCAAACCTTGATAAAAATTAAAATTCGATTTAGAATATAAAAATTGCTGATCCCCACCAATGCCAGCAAATTCAAGGCTTGAAGAAGCTATAATCCCAGATCTTGGCAGATAATAATCATCTGTATTGTTAAAACTTATCGCGGGTGTAATGGAGCTTTTAATCGTCTCACCTAAATCATAACCCGTTCTTATAAGCGTTGGGCTTAGATGATAAATATCACTTTGCTCTAAATTATAAGTTAAGCTTGCATTAAAATAACGCCAAAATTGCCTACCAAGCGTGATATCAAAGCCGTAATTTTGCTCTGAGTATTCGTTCCACTCATAATCATTTGAATAAAGTGAACCGCCGAGACTATATTCGCTATCGGCTATTCTTGGATTAGTTATATTAATTCTGCCTGAAAGCGTTTCATCACTTTTATCTATGCTAACTGAACTTTTAATGCCTGAACCAAAAATATTACTATCCGAAAGAGAAGCGTTAAGGAGCATTCCATCGCTTGAGCTATATCCTATACCTCCTGAAATTGCTCCTGTGGCAGCCTCTTTCACTTCGACAACTAAATCTATATGTGTTTCATCAACTCTTTCTTCTTTTATATCCACACTTTCAAAATAAGAGGTTCTTCTTAATGCGTTGATTGATTCTTGAAGATCAGTTCTATGATAAAGATTGCCCTCTGTGAGAAAAAGCTCTCTACGCACGACTCTATCGACCGTGCGTGAATTTCCAGAAATGATGACATTTCTTATATAAACTTTTTCATTTGGCACGACTTGAAACACAATGCTTACCTCGTGCGTTTGATTATTTTTTTGGATATCGGGAAAAACTTGAGCAAAAGCATATCCTAAATCCGCACTTTTTGTTTCTATAGTTTTAAGGTCTTTTCTTACATCCTCTATATTAACTATATCTTTAACCTGTGATTCAAGCTCTTCTAAAATTTCTTGATTTTCTTCATCACTAAAAAGAGGATTTTTGATTTGTATATCGATGATTTTATAAGGCTCACCCTCTTTGATAAAATAAGTCAAATCCGCCTTATAAGTGTCGGTATATGTTTTAAGAAAAGGTGAAGAAACTTGCACATCTAAATAGCCTTCTTTCATATATTCATCGCTAATTCTAGCACTATCGTTAGCAAGTTCAAAAATTTTGAGTTTGCCATCGTTTCTACCCCACATCCAGCCCATAAATTCACGCTCTTTATTAGTAACCGCAGGTTCAATATCGCCATAAGATAGCTCTTTGCTTCCGCTAAGATGAACTTTATCTATGATGATATTTTCACCACGATTGACAATAAATTCTAGCTCTAGACTTTCTGTATTTTCAAGTTTTTTTTGCTTGACTTCAACCACAGTATCAAAATAACTTTTTGCTTCATAATAGCCCTTAATTCTCTCTTTTGCCTCTTTTAAAGAAGTCTCATCAAGCAAAGTTCCTCTTTTAAGCCCTAAAAGACTTTCTAAATGTTTTCTATCATTTGAAGCTATACCCGTGATGGTGATTTTAGCGACACTTGGTTTTTCCTTAAATTTGAAAGTTAAAATTCCATTATTTTCTTCAACGACAATGTTTTGAAAATAATTTTGTTTATAAAGATTTAAAATAGCTGTGTTAATTTTCGCTTCGTTAAACTCTTCGCCTTTTTTAAGTCCTGTAAGACTTAATGCCGTTTCATTAGAGAGATGATATAAGCCGCTAAATTGAATATCTTTTATATTTGCTGCGCTCAAAAAGGGTGCTAAGGCACAAATACTGATGAGTTTTTTCATATTACTTTACCTATTTTGTGATTAAAAATTGTGTATAATAGCAAAGAAAATTTAACAATCTTTAAAGTAGCTAGGGGAAGTAGATGAAAGTGGGAATTATAGGGCTTGGGCTAATGGGAGGTTCTTTAGGACTTTGCCTAAAAGAAAATAAGCTTATTAGTAGTGTTTATGGGTTAGATTTAGACGCTCAAAATGCTAAAGATGCTTTAAAGCTTGGGCTGATTCACGAATTAATTGGTTTTGATAAGCTTTCAAATTGCGATATTATCTTCATCGCTACGCCTGTTAATGCCATTATAGAAATTTTACAAAATTTAAAAGAATTGCCAAAAACAACGACCATTATAGAACTTGGTAGCACAAAAAGAAAGATAGTGGAGAGCTTACCCACTACTTTAATCAAGCAAACTATTTTCGCACATCCTATGGCAGGGACGGAAAATAGCGGACCAAAAGCCGCTTTTAAGGAGCTTTATAAGGACGCTGTTTGTGTGCTTTGCGATAGTGAAGTGGCTGATGATTTACACCAAAAAAGAGCGGTGGAAATTTTCTCTCATCTTGGTATGCGTATTGTATTTATGGATAGCATTTCACACGATCATCACACGGCGATTATTTCTCATTTACCTCACGCCATTAGTTTTTCTTTGGCAAATTATGTTATGCGTGAAGAAGATAGAAGAAATATCGCTTATCTTGGCGGTCCTTCTTTTAAGGGAATGTGTCGTATCGCTAAATCTTCGCCCTTAATGTGGGGGGGAATTTTTACGCAAAATAAAGAAAATATCCTAGCATCCATAGAACATTTTCAAGAAGAACTAGAAAATTGCAAAAAAATGCTGGAAAATTGTGATGAAAATAAGCTTAAAAAATGGATGGAAAAAGCAAATCATTTAAGAGAAATTTTATAATTTACTTTATATTAATTTAAAAATACTATAAATTCCCTATATTACTTTAGATATTTAGGAAAAATGATGGCGAGGAAAAAAACAAGGAATTTATTGTGGCTTTTGATTATTATTTTATTATTTTTGGGTAGTTTTTTTATTTTAAATTTAAGCATCTTTGAGAAAAATGCTCCGCAAATTCTTGTTGAAGATACACTTTATACCAATCTTAAATCCCCACTTTTAGTCAAAGTCAAAGATGAAGAAAATGCGGTAAAATCCATCAAAATCGTTCTTAAAAAAGATGATAATGACCCAGGAGTGATCTTAGCAGATGGTAAAATCAAGCAGGATAAAGAAGTCTCTTTACAAATCAATCTTCCCAAACAAGCCTATAAAGACAAAACAAATTCTTATTTTTTAGAAATTTGGGCGAAGGATACAAGTTTTTGGAATTTTAATGGAAATGAAGCTTATAAAAAAGTTGTAGTTATGATTGACAATGAGGCTCCTAAATTAAATATCATTAGCAATTCTTATAATATAGAGCAAGGAGGAGCAGCAAGTGTCGTTTTTAAGGCTGAGGATGCGAATTTAAAAGAACTTTTTATAGAAACAAATAAGGGTCGAATTTTTAAGGTTACACCTTATCTTAAGAAAGATTATTACGCCGCTTTAATCGCTTGGGACGCAAAAGATGAGGAATTTAGAGCCTATGTTATCGCAAAAGATGCGGCAGGAAATATTGCAAAAGAACGCATAAGATATTATCTTTTAAATCGAAAATACCGCGTTTCTAATATTAACTTAAGCGATAAATTCTTAGACGGAAAAATAGAAAGTTTAGTCTCCATATACGCTCCTAAAAACAATACCTTTACGCGTTTTGAAAAATTTAAATTTGTAAATGAAACCTTAAGACTCTCAAATGAAGAGCTTATTCATAAAATCACTTCTGCCGTTCCTGAAGAAAGCTTTGGAGAATTTAATATTAATTTATTTTTACCTTTAAAAAATGCCGCTAAGGTTGCCGATTTTGCTGACCATAGATATTATTCTTATAATGGGCAGTTTGTGAGCGATTCTTATCATATGGGGCTTGATTTAGCTAGCACGAGCGAAGCACCTATTATTAGCAATAATACTGGAAAGGTTGTGTTCGCTGAAGAAAATGGAATTTATGGGCTTAATCTCATACTTTATCACGGCTTTGGAATTTATAGCCTTTATGGACATTGCTCCTCATCTAATGTCGAGCTTAATGAAAATGTAGCGAAAGATAGCATTATTGCTAAAACAGGCGTAAGCGGCTTGGCTTTGGGAGATCATTTGCATTTTGGAATTTTAGTGCAAGGAGTTGAGACAAGACCTGAGCAATGGCAAGATAAAAAATGGCTAGAAAATAATATCTATAAGGTGTTTAATGACGCTAAAAAAGTGATAATGGGGACAAGATGAAACAATTAACCTTAGCAAAAGCCGTAAGTGGCACGGGCATAGGACTTCATAAGGGTGAGCCTATTGAGATTATTTTAGAGCCTTTGGAGGCAAATTCTGGCATAGTATTTTTTAGAAGCGACCTTAACATAAGTTACGAGGCAAAACCGCACAATGTTATTAATACAAAATTAGCAACAGTAATAGGCGATGAAAGAGCTTATATATCGACTATTGAGCATTTGATGAGTGCGATTAATGCTTATGGAATAGATAATGTCCGCATCGTTTTAAATTCTAACGAAGCACCCGTAATGGACGGCTCTAGCATTAGCTTTTGTATGATGCTTGATGAAGCGGGAGTAAGAGAGCTTGAAGCGTCTAAAAAAATTATGGTAATTAAAAAGGTTATTGAGGTGCGAGATGGAGATAAATTTGTGCGTCTTAGCCCTACAAAAGAGCCTAAAATAAACTATACCATTAAATTTGACAATGCCTTAATCGGCAAACAAAGCTATTGTTTTGAATTTAGCAAGAAAAATTATATAGAAAATATCGCCAGGGCTAGAACTTTTGGTTTTTTAAAAGATGTGCAAGCCTTAAGAGCTATGAATTTAGGACTTGGAGGCAGCCTTGAAAATACCATAGTTGTTGATGATAACCGCATTTTAAATCCTGAAGGTTTGCGTTTTAAAGATGAATTTGTAAGACATAAAATCTTAGATGCCATTGGAGATTTGACCTTACTTGGATACCGAATTTATGGGGATTATACCTCTTATGCTGGGAGTCATCATTTAAATCATTTACTTACAAAAGAGCTTTTAAAAGATAAGGAGAGTTATGAAGTCATTACCCTTGAAAACTCTTGCGAAAAAGCTTATGAAAAGGTTTTTGCATAAAAACGCTTTTATTAAATGCCATTTCTAAGCCTGTAATGCTTGGAATTTATGATGATGATAGACTTATAAGAGAATATCAAAGTGAGCTTAAAGCAAGTGAATTTATCCCAGAAATTTTGCAAAATTTGCTTAAAGAATTTGAATTTGAAAGGCTTGTTTATGCAAATGGTCCGGGCTCTTATATGGGGATAAAAATTTCTTATATAAGCCTTAAAACCTTAAGCATAGTGAAAGAAATTCCCCTTTTTGCTTTAAGTGCATTTGAGCTAAACCATTTCAAACCCATAAGGGCAAATAAGCATTTTTGTTTTGTTTATGAAAGAGGCGAAATTGTTTTAAAACAGGCGGTGGAGGGAGAATTTTTTTTACCCTCTAGCTTAAAAGAAGTAAATTTGAAAAAAGATAATCTTCCTTTTTATTTTTTAGATGTGATTTAGGATATTTTTTGAAGATTTTAGTTCCTGCTACGAGTGCAAATTTGGGTCCCGGTTTTGACTGCTTAGGCTTAAGTCTTAAATTTTTCAATGAAGTTGTAATTGAAAAAGCAAAAATTACTAGCATTAGCATTAATGGCGAGGGTAGTGAAAATGTCTTTTTGAAGAAAAACAATGCCTTTGTGCGAATCTTTAATGAAATTTATGGAAATCTAAGTGGTAAAAAAGAAAATTTTCGTTTCATTTTTCAAAATAATATCCCCCTTTCAAGAGGTCTTGGAAGCTCTTCAGCTGTGATTGTAGGAGCGATTGGGGCAGCTTATGCGATAAGTGGATTTAAGGTAGAAAAAGAACGCATTTTAAACGAGGCTTTAAAATATGAAAATCACCCCGATAACATCGCCCCCGCCACACTGGGAGGCTTTGTTTGCTCTATGGTTGAAAATAGTAAGGTTTTTAGCATTAAAAAAGAGCTTGATGAAGCCTTAAGAGCAGTCATAATCATACCAAATATAGCGATGAATACGGAGCAAAGTAGAGAAGCGTTAAGTCTTAATATAAGCTTAAAAGATTGCGTTTTTAATCTTTCTCACTCATCTTTTTTAACGGCTTGTTTTTTGGAGAAAAAATATGAATTATTACGCCTAGCAAGTCAGGATAAACTCCACGAATTTAAGCGTATGAAAACCCTGCCAGAACTTTTTGAAGTGCAAAAATTCGCTCTTGAAAATAAGGCTTTAATGAGCACACTTTCAGGCTCAGGCTCAAGCTTTTTCTCTCTTGCTTTTAAGGAGGAAGCAAAACATTTAGCCACCAAAATAGCACAAAAATTTCCTACCTTTCGTGTAGAGTGCGTAGAGTTTGATAACGAAGGCTTTAAAATTTGCTAAATAACACAAAAAAAAGTATAATTACGCCCAAACACACGCCAATTAGAATGTGTGTGTTATGCAAAAATCGTTTTAAACAAAATACCTTATACCGCTTTAGAGTTGAAAATAATGAACTTCGTGCTGATTTAAAATGCGGTCGTAGCGTATATTTGTGTGAGGCGTGTCTCTTAAAGGACAATCATAAATGGCAAAAAGCACTTTCTAGGGCTTGTAAAAATATAATAAAAACATCACAGCAGGATTTAAAGGAGAGAATTTTTAATGGCAAAGGTTAGAATACACGAAATCGCAAAAGAGCTAGGCTATGATAGCAAAGACATTATTCAAAAAGCTAACGAGCTAGGACTTGACATTAAAACCGCTTCAAATGCCGTAGAGCCAGAGATAGCGGCTGGAATTTATGAATATATTCAAACCAAAACTATCCCTGCTATTTTCAAAAAAGAAGAGAAAAAAACAGGTAAAAATTTAAAAAAAGAAGAGAAACCAAAGGCAGTCAAAGCCAAAAAAGAGACAAAAAAAGAAGAACCTAAAGAAGAAATTCAAGAGAAAGTTGAGCCTTTAAAAGAAGAACTTAAAAAAGAAAAAAATGAGCCTCAAAGTTTGGCTGGTGCAACTTTAGCTAAGAGGCGTGGTCTTGTCATCGTTAAAAAGAAAAAGGACGAGCAAGAATTTAAAAAAGAAGAACAAAAGCCTAGCACATCAGAGCGTCCTAGCTTGTCGATGATTTTTTCCAATGCTGATGAAAATTTAAAGAAAAAGAAAAAAGAAAAAAAAGCCCTTGTTGCTACAAAAAAAGAAAGTGTTGAAAAAATGGACTTTTTAGAAAGTCAAGATTTTGGTGATATTTCTTTAGATGATGAAGATGAGGTCGTTTTGCCCGATTTTAGCGTAAAAGAAAAAGAGGTCGTGCAAAATACTCCTAAAAAACCGCCAAATTTTTTGCGTCAAAATAATTCTATTAATTTTGGCGAAGTTGGCATACAAAGAAGAAGTCGCAAAAAGCCGCCAAAAAGAGTGGAGAAAAAGGAAAGTGAAGTTATTACTAACTTAGAAATTCCTAAGGAAATTCGTGTTTATGAATTTGCCGATAAGCTTGGTAAAAACACAAGCGAAATTATCTCTAAGCTTTTTATGCTTGGTATGATGACGACTAAAAATGACTTTTTAGACGAGACAGCGATCGAAATTCTAGCGGAAGAATTTGGGATTGAAATTAAGATTATCGATGAGGTGAGCGAGTTTGATTATGTGAAAGACTATGATATGGGAGATGAAGAGAGTTTGGAGCCTAGAGCACCTGTAATTACCATTATGGGACATGTCGATCACGGGAAAACTTCACTTTTAGATTATATAAGAAATTCGCGTGTGGTAAGTGGCGAGGCAGGGGGCATTACTCAGCATGTGGGTGCTTATATGGTGGAAAAAAATGGGCGTAAAATCACCTTTATCGATACTCCCGGACACGAAGCTTTTACCGCTATGCGTGCAAGAGGAGCGAGCATTACGGACATTGTCATCATAGTCGTAGCGGCTGATGATGGGGTCAAGCCACAAACCAAAGAAGCGATTAATCACGCTAAAGCGGCTAATGTGCCTATTATCATAGCAATTAATAAAATGGATAAAGAAAATGCAAATCCCGATATGGTCAAAACCCAACTTGCCGAAATGGAAATTATGCCCGTGGAGTGGGGTGGAAGCTATGAATTTGTGCCTGTATCAGCTAAGGCTGGCACGGGGATAGAAGATTTACTTGAGATTGTGCTTTTACAAGCAGATCTTTTGGAGCTTAAGGCAAATTCTAAAACCTTAGCTAAGGCTAGCGTGATAGAAAGCTCCGTGCAAAAGGGTCGTGGGGCTGTGGCGACTATTATCGTGCAAAATGGAACGCTAAAGGTTGGAAGCACTATAGTTGCTGGTGTAGCTTATGGTAAAATAAGGGCTATGAGTGATGATACTGGCAGGGCTTTAAAGGAAATTAAGCCCGGAGAATGCGGAGTCATTGTAGGACTTAGTGAGGTAGCTGATGCGGGTGAAATTTTAATCGCCGTTAAAAGTGATAAAGAGGCGAGAGAATACGCCGCAAAGCGTTATGAATACAATAGACAAAAAGAATTAAGTAAATCCACTAAAGTGAGTATTGACGAGCTAGGAGCTAAGATTAAAGAGGGGAATTTAAAGGCTTTAAGTGTGATTTTAAAAGCCGATGTGCAAGGCTCATTAGAGGCTTTAAGGGCGAGTTTGGAAAAGCTTAGAAATGATGAAATTAAGGTCAATATTATCCATAGCGGTGTGGGCGGTATCACGCAAAGTGATATAGAGTTAGCTAGTGCGAGTGAAGATTCTATCGTGCTTGGCTTTAATATACGCCCAACAGGTGAGATTAAAGAAAGAGCTAAAGATAAGGGCGTGGAGATTAAAACTTACAATGTTATTTATAATTTGCTTGATGATGTCAAAGCCTTGCTTGGTGGTATGATGAGTCCTATAATTTCTGAAGAGCAGTTGGGACAAGCTGAAGTTAGACAAGTTATTTCTGTGCCAAAAATAGGGCAAATCGCTGGCTGTATGGTGAGTGAAGGTGTTATCAATAGGGGTGCTAAAATTCGCTTGATTCGCGATGGGGTGGTCGTATATGAGGGTAATGTCAGCTCACTTAAACGCTTTAAAGATGATGTTAAAGAAGTCGCTAAGGGTTATGAATGTGGCGTTGGGATAGAAGGCTGTGATGATATGCGTGTGGGCGATTATATAGAAAGCTATAAAGAAGTTGAGCAAAGAGTGAGTTTATGAGTGAGATTAAAAAACTTCGCACCGAAAGTATCTTAAAAGAGCTTATTCCTGAAGCTTTAGCGCATTTAGATGATGAAAATTTGAAAAATCTTTGTGTGGTTGATGTGGAGTGTCGCAAGGGGCGTTATGATGCCTTTGTTTATTTAGATAAGATGTTTTTAAATACTCACGAGCAAGAAAGAATTTTAAATGCTCTTAAAAAAGCTTCAAGGGCTTTGCAAAATTATTGTATGAGTGAGCAAGGCTGGTATAGATGTCCTAATTTTCACTTTAAATTTGACGATAGATTAGAGTATCAAAATCATATGGACGCACTTTTTGAAAAGATAAAAAGGAAAAATGATGAATCTTAAGGCTTTATGTAAAGAAGCTGGAGTTGAGCTTTATGATAGTGAGCTAGTGAGTGAAAATGGCAAAAAAATTTACCGCATTTACATTATGAAAGAGGGTGGAGTGAGCTTGGAAGATTGTGCTAAACTAAGTGAAATTCTTTCCCCAATTTTTGATGTGGAGCCGCCTGTTAGTGGGGAGTATTTTTTAGAAGTGTCTTCTGCGGGACTTGAGAGAAAATTAAGCGCTTTGGAGCATTTTGAAAAAAGTGTGGGCGAAATGCTTAAAATCACTACAAGCGAAAAAGAGAAAATTCAAGGAAAACTTTTAAAAGTCGAGGGAGAAAATATCTTTTTGCAAGATGAAAAAGCTGAAATTTGCATTGAATTTAGTCAAGTTAAAAAAGCAAAAACCTTTATAGAGTGGTGATTATCTCTTCATCGCAAAATAAAGTCCATTTGCAAGCACAACACAAATAAGCATTACTAAAGCTAAAATGACAGGAGTGTTTGCACCCACCGCACTCACAATAAAAGAAATTACCCCCGCTAAAGCAAATTGACTAGTGCCAAGCACCGCAGAAGCTGTTCCGCTGTGGTCTTTAAAGCGTGCCATTGCTAAAGTTGTGGTATTAGGAGCGATAAAACCAAGCAAGGCTATACTTGTAAAAATGCTAAGTTCAAAAAGCCAAAAATTTGGCTTAATCAAAGAATTTACAAATAAAATGAGCGTAGAAATAAGCATAATGATAAGCGCGTAAAAGAGGATTTTTTCGCTATCGATCTTTCTAACCATTTTGGCATTAATATTTGCAAAAATAACAAAGCCCAAAGCATTAAGTCCAAAAAGCAAACCAAAATCCCTTTCACTCAAACCAAAAAAATTAATAAACACAAAGCTAGACCCCGTAATATAAGCAAACATAGCTGCTAAAACTAAAGAAGCACAAGAAACATAAAGGATAAAAGGCTTGTCTTTAAGAACAAAGCGATAACTTTTTAGTGTTTCTTTATGAGAAAATTTTTGCCTTTTAAGATGAGGGGCGGACTCTTTGAGTGCAAAAAAAATGAGTAAAAAAAGTAAAATTCCAAGCCCAAAAAGTGTCGCAAAAATGCTATGCCAAGAAAAATATTCTATCAAAAAGCCCCCAAATGAAGGAGAAAGCATAGGTGCAAGCGCACTAAAAACCATCATTAGAGCAAAAATACTCGCCGCCTCTTTGAGTTCAAATAAATCATTAACAATAGCCCTAGCAATGACGACCCCAGCACACCCACCCAAAGCCTCAAAAAAACGCAAAATGATAAAAACATAAATATTATCAATAATCACGCAAAAAAGGCTAGAAAGCATAAAAAGAAAAATGCCCACAAGTGCAGGAATTTTACGCCCAAAAACATCACTTAAAGGTCCATAAATAAGCTGTCCTAAAGCAAAAGCTACAAAAAAACTTGCTAAAGAAAGTTGAGTTAAAAACTCACTTGTTTCAAAGCTTTGTTTTACTTGTGAAAGAGCGGGGAGATACATATCGGTAGAAAGTGGAGCTATGCTCGACATTAAAGCTAAAATGAAAATAAGTCTAAATTTGGCAAAACCCTTAATTTTGGTGTGTTTTTGCATTAAAATATCCTACTGAAAAATTCGCCAAATTTAGCATAAATTTGCCTGTTTCTTTCCTCAATGTCCTTAAAATCCCAGTTCTTTTTAGAGCTTTTGGAAAGGGCTTTTACTTCGGCACAAAATGAAGTAGCGTAATACTCTTTTTTCTTAGCAAAAAATTCATTTGAAGCGCTAATGTTAAGCTTTTTTTCTATAAGAATTTTATTGCCTATTTGTTCAACCAAGCCTTTAACCTCATCTTCTTCAAGCTTGTAGTAATTATCCTGCCATTTTTTAGGGAGTATATGCTCTATCTCTAAAAGATTAAAACTGAAATTTTTATTTGCACTATTCCACCAAAAAATTTGCTTCTCATCATAAATTAAGGCATAAAAAGCAAGGATATAACGCATATTTTTAGGGATAGTTTTTTGGGAAAAATCGATGAAATTTTCCAAACTCGGCATTTTTAAAATGGGTAAATTTAAAGATTTTTCAAAAATTTTCTCTCTTTTTTTGTTTTTTAAATTGATATTAGCCTTCATAAAGCCCCAAAAAAGCCCAGATCCACCGCCCTTACCCCAAAATAAACCAAGCGCACAGTAAGATGCAATTTGTGGCAAAATGGTATCTAAAAGCTCTTTTAAGCTCTCTTTATTTTTATGTGCTTCGTAAAAACACATCGAAACGACCATACGCCATAATTTATTAGGAAATAGATTTAAAATCGCAA from Campylobacter upsaliensis includes:
- the rbfA gene encoding 30S ribosome-binding factor RbfA; this translates as MSEIKKLRTESILKELIPEALAHLDDENLKNLCVVDVECRKGRYDAFVYLDKMFLNTHEQERILNALKKASRALQNYCMSEQGWYRCPNFHFKFDDRLEYQNHMDALFEKIKRKNDES
- the rimP gene encoding ribosome maturation factor RimP; translation: MNLKALCKEAGVELYDSELVSENGKKIYRIYIMKEGGVSLEDCAKLSEILSPIFDVEPPVSGEYFLEVSSAGLERKLSALEHFEKSVGEMLKITTSEKEKIQGKLLKVEGENIFLQDEKAEICIEFSQVKKAKTFIEW
- a CDS encoding multidrug effflux MFS transporter; its protein translation is MQKHTKIKGFAKFRLIFILALMSSIAPLSTDMYLPALSQVKQSFETSEFLTQLSLASFFVAFALGQLIYGPLSDVFGRKIPALVGIFLFMLSSLFCVIIDNIYVFIILRFFEALGGCAGVVIARAIVNDLFELKEAASIFALMMVFSALAPMLSPSFGGFLIEYFSWHSIFATLFGLGILLFLLIFFALKESAPHLKRQKFSHKETLKSYRFVLKDKPFILYVSCASLVLAAMFAYITGSSFVFINFFGLSERDFGLLFGLNALGFVIFANINAKMVRKIDSEKILFYALIIMLISTLILFVNSLIKPNFWLFELSIFTSIALLGFIAPNTTTLAMARFKDHSGTASAVLGTSQFALAGVISFIVSAVGANTPVILALVMLICVVLANGLYFAMKR